One Enterococcus silesiacus genomic window carries:
- a CDS encoding N-acetylmuramoyl-L-alanine amidase: MDEIKTRSSRHHQKEPKTSNKRLASVIGTSLVFLPIAGSLLPLSVHANEVEAQGDVSQQAFIDSIGYSAASVADANDLYASVMIAQALLESSYGTSGLAAAPNYNLFGVKGSYNGQTVYMPTSEYLNGQWVTMTEPFRSYSSYAESFQDHANVLKTTLASSGDYHYSGVWKSNTSSYMDATAALAGRYATDPGYASKLNWLIATYGLTAYDWGTVETSVTGEAPVAQSAVGQSIATLTTQSYTVASGDTLWGIAERFGLSVDQLMASNGLSAELITVGQVLQVA, from the coding sequence ATGGACGAGATTAAGACAAGAAGTAGCAGACATCATCAAAAAGAGCCTAAAACTAGTAATAAACGATTAGCATCTGTAATAGGAACTTCATTAGTTTTTCTTCCGATTGCAGGGAGTTTACTCCCTCTAAGTGTTCATGCAAACGAAGTTGAAGCGCAAGGAGATGTTTCACAACAAGCATTTATTGATTCTATTGGATATTCAGCTGCGTCTGTAGCTGACGCAAATGACCTATACGCATCTGTAATGATTGCCCAGGCATTGCTAGAAAGTAGTTATGGTACATCCGGATTAGCAGCAGCGCCAAACTATAATTTATTTGGTGTAAAGGGAAGCTATAATGGACAAACAGTTTATATGCCTACCTCAGAATATTTGAATGGACAGTGGGTTACGATGACAGAACCATTTAGAAGTTATTCGTCATATGCTGAGTCATTTCAAGATCATGCCAATGTTCTTAAAACAACTTTAGCATCAAGCGGAGACTACCATTACTCTGGTGTCTGGAAAAGTAACACATCTAGCTACATGGATGCTACAGCAGCCTTGGCTGGACGTTATGCAACGGATCCAGGTTATGCAAGTAAATTAAATTGGTTGATTGCAACTTATGGTTTAACAGCATATGATTGGGGAACCGTTGAAACCTCAGTAACTGGTGAAGCGCCAGTAGCTCAATCAGCTGTTGGGCAAAGTATTGCCACACTCACTACTCAATCTTATACTGTTGCTTCTGGCGATACTCTTTGGGGCATTGCTGAAAGATTCGGGCTATCAGTTGATCAGCTTATGGCTTCAAATGGCCTATCTGCTGAATTGATCACGGTCGGACAAGTCTTACAAGTCGCATAA
- a CDS encoding 4-hydroxy-3-methylbut-2-enyl diphosphate reductase, translating into MKIVNISPRGYCYGVVDAMVIARNASLDESLPRPIYILGMIVHNKHVTDAFESIGVHTLDGEKREDILAQIDQGTVIFTAHGTSPKVKALALQKGLTVIDATCPDVMITHELIAEKVAKGYEIIYIGKKNHPEPEGAVGVSPDHVHLVSNQSDISALALTAEAIFVTNQTTMSQWDVGNLMDLIKAKYPHVHIHKDICKATQVRQEAVVEQAKGCDLTIVVGDPKSNNSNRLAQVSIEQAGVPAHRISDVSQINPQWLLNVDQVAVTAGASTPTQIVREVIDYLKHFDINDPTTHQKKSTTTSDAILPRPRIKDLTKNRQRRLEELRLGKR; encoded by the coding sequence ATGAAAATTGTAAATATTAGCCCCCGTGGCTATTGTTATGGTGTTGTTGACGCGATGGTTATTGCTAGAAATGCTTCACTCGATGAAAGTTTACCTCGCCCTATCTATATCTTAGGGATGATCGTTCATAATAAACATGTGACAGATGCTTTTGAAAGTATCGGGGTTCATACATTAGATGGAGAAAAACGTGAAGATATTTTAGCACAGATAGATCAGGGAACTGTTATTTTTACCGCCCACGGAACTTCGCCAAAAGTAAAAGCATTAGCTCTCCAGAAAGGTTTGACTGTTATTGATGCAACCTGCCCTGATGTTATGATCACACATGAATTAATTGCAGAAAAAGTGGCTAAAGGATATGAGATTATTTATATCGGTAAGAAAAATCATCCTGAACCTGAAGGAGCAGTTGGCGTATCGCCTGATCATGTTCATTTAGTTTCAAATCAGTCGGATATTTCAGCACTAGCTTTAACTGCAGAGGCTATTTTTGTGACCAATCAAACAACGATGAGTCAATGGGATGTTGGCAACTTGATGGATTTGATCAAAGCTAAATATCCCCATGTACATATCCATAAAGATATTTGTAAAGCTACACAAGTTCGTCAAGAAGCTGTTGTTGAGCAAGCAAAGGGCTGTGACTTGACGATTGTTGTGGGTGATCCGAAAAGTAATAATAGCAATCGCTTAGCTCAGGTTTCCATCGAACAAGCAGGAGTCCCAGCTCATCGGATTTCTGATGTTTCTCAAATCAATCCTCAATGGCTGTTAAATGTAGATCAGGTTGCTGTTACAGCCGGAGCTTCCACCCCTACTCAAATTGTTCGCGAAGTCATCGACTATTTAAAACATTTTGATATTAATGACCCTACAACGCATCAGAAAAAATCAACCACAACCTCTGATGCAATTTTGCCTAGGCCACGAATCAAGGACTTGACGAAGAATCGGCAACGGCGTTTAGAAGAATTACGTTTAGGAAAAAGATAA
- a CDS encoding cysteine synthase → MTQIFNSVTELIGKTPIVKLGRIVPEGAADVFVKLEFFNPGGSVKDRIALSMIDKAEKSGLLKTGDTIVEPTSGNTGIGLAMVGAAKGYKVVIVMPDTMSIERRKLMQAYGAELLLTPGAEGMKGAIAKATELADKDGYFMPMQFDNPANPETHEKTTGKEIQDVFGPAGLDAFVAGVGTGGTITGVGKELKRVYPRISIVAVEPTESPVLEGGQPGPHKIQGIGAGFIPKVLDIEIYGKVIAVPSEIAMETARQLAAKEGLLVGISAGAAVFAAIEVAKELGAGKKVLTVIPDNGERYLSTALYNFSE, encoded by the coding sequence ATGACTCAAATTTTTAATTCAGTTACCGAATTGATAGGTAAGACACCCATTGTAAAATTAGGACGTATTGTCCCCGAGGGAGCAGCAGATGTTTTTGTGAAACTCGAATTTTTCAACCCAGGTGGCAGTGTAAAAGATCGAATTGCCTTAAGTATGATTGACAAAGCAGAAAAAAGCGGACTACTTAAAACAGGAGATACCATTGTAGAGCCGACTAGTGGAAACACTGGGATCGGTCTGGCCATGGTTGGTGCTGCTAAAGGATATAAAGTTGTGATTGTTATGCCGGATACAATGAGCATCGAACGTCGAAAATTGATGCAGGCATATGGCGCTGAATTGTTGTTAACCCCAGGAGCTGAAGGAATGAAGGGCGCTATTGCAAAAGCAACAGAACTTGCTGATAAAGATGGCTATTTTATGCCCATGCAATTTGATAACCCTGCTAACCCTGAAACACATGAAAAAACAACTGGTAAAGAAATTCAAGATGTTTTTGGGCCAGCCGGGTTAGATGCCTTTGTTGCTGGTGTTGGTACTGGTGGTACCATAACTGGTGTTGGCAAGGAACTGAAACGAGTCTACCCTAGAATATCGATTGTCGCGGTGGAACCAACGGAATCTCCTGTTTTAGAAGGTGGCCAGCCAGGTCCTCACAAAATCCAAGGAATTGGGGCAGGTTTTATTCCAAAAGTTTTAGATATTGAAATCTATGGAAAAGTTATTGCAGTCCCTAGTGAAATTGCCATGGAAACAGCTCGTCAATTAGCAGCTAAAGAAGGTCTGTTAGTAGGGATATCAGCTGGTGCTGCAGTTTTTGCCGCTATTGAAGTCGCAAAAGAATTAGGTGCTGGTAAAAAAGTACTGACCGTGATCCCTGATAATGGCGAACGCTATTTATCAACAGCATTGTACAATTTTTCTGAATAG
- a CDS encoding peptide ABC transporter substrate-binding protein: MDNILVKNALEELKEANIRITPQRYAILEYLIENHSHPTADEIYRSLEDHFPNMSVATVYNNLRLFTDIGFVQEMNYGDASSRFDFSSKKHYHAICQNCGKIVDFHYPGLEDVEMAASKLTGFEINEHRLELYGLCPDCQKKENE; the protein is encoded by the coding sequence ATGGACAACATATTGGTAAAGAATGCACTTGAAGAATTAAAAGAAGCCAATATTCGTATTACTCCTCAAAGATATGCGATACTAGAATATCTAATTGAGAATCATAGCCATCCTACTGCTGATGAAATTTATCGTTCGTTAGAAGATCATTTTCCTAATATGAGTGTCGCAACTGTATATAATAACTTACGTTTATTTACTGATATCGGTTTTGTTCAAGAAATGAATTATGGTGATGCATCAAGTCGTTTTGATTTCAGCTCTAAAAAACATTATCATGCAATTTGTCAAAATTGTGGTAAAATCGTTGATTTCCATTATCCAGGACTGGAAGATGTAGAGATGGCGGCAAGCAAATTGACAGGTTTTGAAATTAATGAACATCGATTAGAACTATACGGTCTGTGTCCAGACTGTCAAAAAAAAGAAAATGAATGA
- a CDS encoding regulator, whose amino-acid sequence MRSIHTDNAPKAIGPYVQGNIVNGLLFASGQVPLSPETGEVVGTTIEEQAKQVLENIAAILKEAGSDFDHVVKTTCFLKDMNDFTSFNEVYATAFTSQLPARSAVEVARLPKDVLIEIEIIAAINE is encoded by the coding sequence ATGAGATCAATTCATACAGATAATGCTCCGAAGGCAATTGGACCTTATGTACAAGGAAATATTGTGAATGGCTTATTATTTGCCTCAGGACAAGTCCCTTTAAGCCCTGAAACTGGAGAAGTTGTTGGTACTACAATAGAAGAACAAGCAAAACAAGTCTTGGAAAATATTGCAGCGATTCTAAAAGAAGCAGGAAGTGATTTTGATCATGTTGTCAAAACGACTTGTTTCTTGAAAGATATGAATGATTTTACGTCTTTCAATGAGGTTTATGCGACAGCATTCACGAGTCAATTACCAGCTCGCTCTGCGGTAGAAGTAGCCCGCTTACCTAAGGATGTTTTAATTGAGATCGAAATTATTGCTGCAATAAATGAGTAG
- a CDS encoding NADH oxidase, translating into MKVVVVGCTHAGTAAVKSILTNHPNAEVTVYERNDNVSFLSCGIALYVGGVVKEADSLFYSSPEELASLGATVKMEHEVETIDVNHKTVTAKDLNTGKVETKEYDKLVMTTGSWPIVPPIKGIEAENILLCKNFNQANVIIERAKDAKKVVVVGGGYIGIELVEAFVESGKEVTLIDGLDRILNKYLDKPFTDVLEKELVDRGVTLALGENVQEFKADASGHVNKVITPSQEFEADMVIMCVGFSPNTVLLKDKVDMLPNGAIVVDKFMRSSTPDILAAGDSAVVHYNPSNTTNYIPLATNAVRQGLLVGYNLTEEKLAYRGTQGTSGLYLFGWKIGSTGVTLESAKMNNLEVEATQFEDNYRPEFMPTTENVMMELVYEKGTNRIVGGQLMSKYDITQSANTLSLAVQNEMTVEDLALSDFFFQPHFDRPWNYLNLLAQAALKDIAGK; encoded by the coding sequence ATGAAAGTCGTAGTCGTAGGATGTACGCATGCAGGAACAGCTGCAGTCAAAAGTATTTTAACAAATCACCCAAACGCGGAGGTAACCGTTTATGAACGAAATGATAATGTATCATTTTTATCATGCGGAATTGCTCTATATGTTGGAGGAGTAGTAAAGGAGGCTGACAGTTTATTCTACTCAAGTCCTGAAGAACTAGCGTCACTAGGTGCTACAGTTAAAATGGAACATGAAGTCGAAACAATCGATGTTAATCATAAAACAGTAACTGCAAAAGATTTAAACACGGGTAAAGTTGAAACAAAAGAATATGATAAATTAGTAATGACAACTGGCTCTTGGCCAATTGTTCCTCCAATCAAAGGAATCGAAGCTGAAAATATTTTATTATGTAAAAACTTTAACCAAGCGAATGTGATTATCGAACGCGCAAAAGATGCGAAAAAAGTTGTCGTTGTTGGCGGTGGCTATATCGGTATCGAATTAGTTGAAGCTTTTGTAGAGTCAGGGAAAGAAGTGACTTTGATTGATGGTTTGGATCGTATTTTAAACAAATATTTAGATAAACCATTTACAGATGTTTTAGAAAAAGAGCTTGTTGATCGTGGTGTAACGTTAGCGCTAGGTGAGAATGTTCAAGAATTCAAAGCTGATGCAAGTGGACATGTGAATAAAGTAATTACTCCTAGTCAGGAATTTGAAGCGGATATGGTTATCATGTGTGTTGGTTTCAGTCCAAATACAGTATTGCTTAAAGATAAGGTAGACATGTTGCCAAATGGTGCCATTGTCGTGGATAAATTCATGAGATCAAGCACCCCTGACATTCTTGCCGCAGGTGATAGTGCAGTTGTACACTATAATCCAAGTAACACAACCAATTATATTCCGTTAGCAACAAATGCTGTTCGCCAAGGCCTGTTGGTAGGTTACAATTTAACAGAAGAAAAACTAGCATATCGTGGGACACAAGGAACTTCTGGATTATATTTATTTGGTTGGAAAATCGGTTCAACAGGTGTTACGCTAGAAAGTGCGAAAATGAACAACTTAGAGGTTGAAGCGACACAATTTGAAGACAATTACCGTCCAGAATTTATGCCAACAACTGAAAATGTGATGATGGAATTAGTTTATGAAAAAGGGACAAACCGTATTGTCGGCGGACAATTGATGTCTAAATATGATATTACCCAATCCGCTAATACGTTATCTTTGGCTGTTCAAAATGAAATGACTGTTGAAGATCTTGCGTTGTCAGATTTCTTCTTCCAACCACACTTTGATCGTCCTTGGAATTACTTGAATTTATTAGCTCAAGCTGCTTTAAAAGATATCGCTGGAAAATAA
- a CDS encoding homoserine O-succinyltransferase, which translates to MPIRVPKELPAIKVLEKEKIFVMDEDRAMHQDIRPLEILILNLMPKKDETEVQLLRLLSNTPLQINVEFLHMSTHEAKNTSSDHLKRFYHQFNELKEKFYDGLIITGAPIEHLPFEKVDYWEELQNIFKWSRTHVFSTFHICWGAQAGLYYHYKIDKHLLNQKLTGIYNHDVLKPTWSILKGFDDVFFAPHSRYTGVDRKDINETEELEILAESKEAGLFLVGNKNNRAFYAMGHLEYDRETLQREFERDQSKGIQPNLPQHYFPDDNLDKIPQLRWHMAASLLFSNWLNYAVYQNTPYDLSDLLKSDK; encoded by the coding sequence ATGCCGATTCGTGTTCCAAAAGAGCTTCCAGCGATTAAAGTACTAGAAAAAGAGAAAATTTTTGTGATGGACGAAGATCGCGCCATGCATCAAGACATTCGCCCTTTAGAAATTTTGATCTTAAATTTAATGCCTAAAAAAGATGAAACTGAAGTTCAACTTTTGCGCTTATTAAGCAACACACCGTTGCAAATCAATGTTGAGTTTTTACATATGAGTACTCACGAAGCAAAAAACACTTCAAGTGATCATTTAAAACGTTTTTATCACCAATTTAATGAACTCAAAGAAAAATTTTATGATGGATTGATCATTACAGGGGCACCGATTGAACATCTTCCTTTTGAAAAGGTTGATTATTGGGAAGAGTTACAGAACATTTTTAAATGGAGCCGAACACATGTGTTTTCAACTTTTCATATTTGCTGGGGAGCACAAGCTGGGCTGTACTACCATTATAAAATTGATAAGCATCTATTGAATCAAAAACTAACAGGTATCTATAATCACGACGTATTGAAACCAACATGGAGTATTCTAAAGGGATTTGACGATGTCTTTTTTGCACCGCATTCCCGCTATACAGGTGTTGATCGAAAAGATATAAATGAGACCGAAGAGCTGGAAATTTTAGCTGAATCAAAAGAAGCGGGTCTTTTTTTGGTTGGGAATAAAAATAATCGGGCATTTTACGCAATGGGTCACTTAGAATATGATCGAGAAACCTTGCAAAGAGAGTTTGAACGAGATCAATCGAAAGGAATTCAGCCTAATCTGCCACAGCACTATTTTCCTGATGATAATCTAGATAAAATACCGCAATTACGTTGGCATATGGCAGCATCGTTGTTATTTTCTAATTGGCTGAATTATGCGGTTTACCAAAACACACCTTATGATTTATCTGATTTGCTGAAATCAGATAAATAG
- a CDS encoding citrate transporter, translated as MKIPKRFLSGLLLSLLFLFSFVPAFAQEIDAIIAPTGIKAVIVIIPLILVLVLLFMKVDMIIAGFVGGVLAMIIGGIGLEQANKQLLETIPMMLGITVPIINSAVAMAVFKSGGYSAALTLAKRGTKGKVEYVSAFIVILLAAATYMSGIGGGSAMVIAPLAFVAVGVVPELIAAMSLAAAVSFTTSPASLESSIVSKLGDFSVAKYVSDMRPIWLLFCALAIILAFWGTKRRNIGFKENNDDDYAKMSNKTLFKLTLPAIFLLFAVIFGPVVNELVGFPLLTPLVYMVFTLALIFLCSDFTLNQSVEAMVDGSTYILTRLFQVGIFLAFINIIAQTGTFAVIAGIASAAPTMIMVPVAILTGILIGVPAGAYVGSVLTLVLPVAVSLGFSSIELGLVAVGVGLGSQMSFVNITMQALSSGFQIPILDVVKGNVKWISLASVVLIAIGFFI; from the coding sequence ATGAAAATACCTAAAAGATTTTTAAGTGGGCTGTTACTTTCACTGCTATTTCTTTTTTCGTTTGTCCCAGCCTTTGCGCAAGAAATTGATGCAATTATTGCACCTACAGGAATAAAAGCTGTCATCGTGATCATTCCATTGATTTTAGTTTTAGTGTTATTGTTTATGAAAGTAGATATGATCATTGCAGGATTTGTCGGTGGCGTCTTGGCAATGATCATTGGCGGAATTGGATTGGAACAAGCAAATAAACAGTTACTTGAAACCATACCAATGATGCTCGGCATCACTGTTCCGATCATCAACTCAGCCGTGGCAATGGCTGTTTTTAAATCAGGTGGTTATTCAGCAGCATTAACGTTGGCAAAACGAGGAACAAAAGGAAAAGTTGAATATGTTTCAGCTTTTATCGTTATTTTGTTGGCGGCGGCAACCTATATGTCTGGAATTGGCGGTGGCAGTGCAATGGTTATTGCACCATTAGCATTTGTAGCAGTGGGTGTAGTTCCAGAACTAATCGCCGCAATGTCTCTCGCTGCAGCTGTTTCGTTTACAACCTCACCAGCCTCATTAGAATCCAGTATCGTCTCTAAGTTGGGCGATTTCAGTGTAGCTAAATACGTCTCGGATATGCGTCCGATTTGGTTACTTTTTTGCGCTTTAGCTATTATATTAGCTTTTTGGGGAACCAAACGACGGAACATCGGTTTTAAAGAAAATAACGATGATGACTACGCAAAAATGAGCAACAAGACATTATTTAAGCTGACTTTACCAGCAATTTTTCTATTATTTGCTGTCATTTTCGGTCCAGTAGTAAATGAGCTTGTTGGTTTTCCGCTGTTAACACCATTAGTTTACATGGTCTTCACATTAGCTTTGATTTTTCTTTGTTCCGACTTCACTTTGAATCAATCTGTTGAGGCGATGGTCGATGGTTCGACATATATTTTGACACGATTATTCCAAGTAGGGATTTTTCTAGCATTCATTAATATTATTGCTCAAACAGGAACTTTTGCTGTTATCGCTGGTATTGCTAGTGCTGCACCAACTATGATCATGGTTCCAGTTGCGATTTTGACTGGTATTTTAATCGGAGTACCGGCTGGTGCATATGTAGGCTCTGTCCTGACTCTCGTTTTACCAGTCGCTGTCTCATTAGGTTTTTCTTCAATTGAACTAGGTTTAGTTGCAGTCGGAGTAGGTTTGGGTAGTCAGATGAGTTTCGTTAATATCACGATGCAAGCTTTGTCGTCTGGTTTCCAAATTCCAATTTTGGATGTTGTAAAAGGAAACGTAAAGTGGATCAGCCTAGCTTCTGTAGTATTGATTGCAATCGGTTTCTTTATTTAG
- a CDS encoding N-acyl-D-amino-acid deacylase, with product MDILIKQARLNDDEALQDVGIKDGKIVAISENLTDKAVTVIEAQGRVLIPGLVESHIHLDKALIADRKPNKSGTLQEAIKVTAELKPTFTEEDIYKRAKQALEMIIAHGVTTVRTHAEFDPAQGFSGFNTIMKLKDEYRDLIDMQIVAFPQEGIFKAPGTEKMMYEAMDMGADVVGGIPYNDAPADKHIDLVFEIAKKYDKDIDLHQDFSDEATDISIEYLCKKTIAENYHGRVSVGHLTALHALEPERLNEILGLMAEAQISVMALPATDLHLGARNDVYNVRRAVTPIRKLRDAGVNVCLATNNIRNAFTPYGNGDLMQIAMLAIPVAHLGGADDLPTVLPMITANPAKALGLAHYGIEIGSNADLVLLDTKVKANAIIDIPERNYVIKNGKITVEVKKEVTIFK from the coding sequence ATGGATATATTAATTAAGCAAGCACGATTAAATGATGATGAGGCATTGCAGGACGTAGGTATTAAGGATGGGAAGATTGTTGCAATTTCTGAAAATTTGACCGATAAAGCTGTAACAGTAATCGAAGCTCAAGGACGGGTCTTGATTCCAGGTTTAGTGGAAAGTCATATTCATTTAGATAAGGCCTTGATTGCAGATAGAAAACCAAATAAATCAGGTACGTTACAAGAAGCGATCAAAGTGACTGCTGAGTTAAAACCGACATTTACAGAAGAAGATATCTACAAAAGAGCCAAACAGGCACTAGAAATGATTATTGCTCACGGCGTAACAACTGTTAGAACGCATGCAGAATTTGATCCAGCGCAAGGTTTTTCTGGCTTTAATACAATTATGAAGCTAAAAGATGAGTATCGCGACTTGATTGATATGCAAATTGTAGCATTTCCACAAGAAGGAATTTTTAAAGCACCTGGAACCGAAAAAATGATGTACGAAGCAATGGACATGGGCGCTGACGTCGTTGGCGGAATTCCTTATAATGATGCGCCAGCTGATAAGCATATCGATTTGGTTTTTGAAATTGCTAAAAAATATGATAAGGATATTGATCTCCATCAAGATTTTAGCGATGAAGCAACAGATATTTCAATAGAATATCTATGTAAAAAGACGATTGCAGAAAATTATCATGGAAGAGTTTCTGTGGGACATTTAACTGCTCTCCATGCCTTAGAACCTGAACGCTTAAATGAAATTTTGGGATTGATGGCTGAAGCACAAATCAGTGTGATGGCGTTACCAGCAACAGATCTTCATTTAGGGGCTAGAAACGATGTGTATAATGTTCGACGTGCCGTAACGCCAATCAGAAAACTACGTGATGCTGGTGTTAACGTTTGCTTAGCAACTAATAATATCAGAAATGCCTTTACTCCTTATGGAAATGGTGACTTGATGCAGATTGCAATGCTAGCCATTCCTGTTGCTCATTTGGGCGGTGCAGATGATTTACCCACTGTTTTGCCGATGATTACAGCTAACCCTGCTAAGGCGCTGGGATTAGCTCATTATGGCATTGAAATTGGAAGTAATGCTGATTTAGTTTTATTAGATACTAAAGTTAAAGCTAACGCAATCATTGACATTCCAGAAAGAAACTATGTGATTAAGAATGGGAAGATTACAGTTGAAGTAAAAAAAGAAGTGACAATCTTTAAATAA
- a CDS encoding NAD(FAD)-dependent dehydrogenase — protein sequence MKVIVLGSSHGGYEAIEELLILHPDAEIQWYEKGDFISFLSCGMQLYLEGKVKDVNSVRYMTGEKMESRGVNVFSNTEITAIKPEEHKVVVKDLLTDTERTEEYDKLIISPGAVPFELNVPGKDLENIYLMRGRKWAIKLKQKTVDPDVNNVVVIGSGYIGIEAAESFAKAGKNVTVIDILDRPLAVYLDKEFTDVLTEEMQDNNINIVTNETVQSYKGDGVVQAIVTDKGEYAADLVVVAVGVRPNTEWLKDTLELHPNGLIKTDEYMQTSAKDVFAVGDATLIKYNPGETEVNIALATNARKQGRFAVKNLNGPVKPFPGIQGSSGLAVFDYKFASTGINEEMAKKLNKETKSATVVEDYLMDFNPDKQKAWFKLVYDPETTQILGAQLMSKADLTANINAISLAIKAKMTIEDLAYADFFFQPSFDKPWNIINTAALAAMKNEQ from the coding sequence ATGAAAGTAATTGTTTTAGGTTCATCACATGGAGGCTATGAAGCTATTGAGGAATTATTGATTCTTCATCCTGATGCAGAAATCCAATGGTACGAAAAAGGAGATTTTATTTCTTTTCTTTCTTGCGGCATGCAGCTATATCTGGAAGGTAAAGTAAAAGACGTTAATTCTGTCAGATATATGACGGGCGAAAAAATGGAGAGCAGAGGAGTCAATGTATTCTCCAACACAGAGATCACTGCAATCAAGCCAGAAGAGCATAAAGTGGTTGTTAAGGATTTATTGACAGATACAGAGCGTACGGAAGAGTATGACAAACTAATCATTAGTCCAGGAGCAGTTCCTTTTGAATTAAATGTTCCTGGTAAAGACCTTGAAAATATTTATTTAATGCGTGGTAGAAAATGGGCGATTAAATTAAAACAAAAGACAGTTGATCCTGACGTTAATAACGTCGTTGTGATTGGTAGCGGCTATATCGGAATTGAAGCTGCAGAATCATTTGCTAAAGCTGGTAAAAATGTAACGGTCATCGATATCTTAGATCGACCTTTAGCTGTGTATTTAGATAAAGAATTTACGGATGTTTTGACTGAAGAAATGCAAGATAATAACATTAACATCGTAACAAACGAAACGGTTCAAAGCTACAAAGGCGACGGAGTTGTTCAAGCTATTGTTACTGATAAAGGTGAATATGCTGCTGATTTAGTGGTAGTAGCGGTTGGAGTTCGGCCGAATACAGAGTGGTTAAAAGATACCTTGGAACTACATCCTAATGGGTTGATCAAGACGGATGAATATATGCAGACAAGTGCTAAGGATGTGTTTGCTGTCGGAGATGCTACCTTAATCAAATATAATCCAGGTGAAACAGAAGTAAATATTGCTCTTGCAACAAATGCAAGAAAACAAGGACGTTTTGCAGTGAAAAACTTGAATGGACCAGTAAAACCTTTCCCTGGCATCCAAGGATCATCAGGTTTAGCTGTTTTCGATTATAAATTTGCCTCGACTGGTATCAACGAAGAGATGGCTAAAAAGTTGAATAAGGAAACAAAATCAGCAACAGTTGTTGAAGATTACTTGATGGACTTTAATCCTGATAAACAAAAAGCTTGGTTCAAACTGGTTTATGATCCTGAAACGACACAAATTTTAGGCGCTCAGTTGATGTCTAAAGCAGATCTTACAGCAAATATCAATGCTATTTCACTAGCAATCAAGGCTAAAATGACAATTGAAGATTTGGCTTATGCTGACTTTTTCTTCCAACCATCATTTGATAAGCCTTGGAATATTATCAATACAGCAGCATTAGCGGCCATGAAGAACGAACAATAA
- a CDS encoding GNAT family acetyltransferase: MTITDCNNYLSFAIKDYAKDKIMAGTWNEDEAIQLAAKSFNELLPEGKDTKYEYLYSIKEDLLDKSVGFLWVHLNKTPYDSKLFIYDFIIFEEFRNVGYGRQTIACLTENAKGINVSQIDLHVFAHNKGAIHLYEQTGFKATDISMSKQIK; the protein is encoded by the coding sequence ATGACAATAACCGATTGCAATAATTATCTTTCCTTCGCAATCAAAGATTATGCTAAAGATAAAATTATGGCTGGAACTTGGAATGAGGACGAAGCGATCCAGTTAGCAGCAAAAAGTTTTAACGAACTTTTACCAGAAGGCAAAGATACAAAATATGAATATCTCTATTCAATTAAAGAAGATTTGTTAGATAAAAGTGTCGGATTCTTATGGGTTCATTTAAATAAAACACCTTATGACTCCAAACTGTTTATTTATGATTTTATTATATTTGAAGAATTTAGAAATGTAGGTTATGGGAGGCAAACAATTGCTTGTCTTACCGAAAATGCAAAAGGAATTAATGTATCACAGATTGACTTGCATGTATTTGCGCATAATAAAGGTGCGATTCATTTATATGAACAAACAGGTTTTAAAGCAACAGATATTAGTATGTCAAAACAAATAAAGTGA
- a CDS encoding CMP deaminase, protein MTELIQKQWTEHSIFAAVVNEKTEIISVGRTTVSQTNDPTAHAEVNAIRSACKLLQTDTLPAGYWLYSTFEPCPLCSSTAIWSGIDGIVYANDPRFRGSLADWSFIKCRTVLEQGATIHQVKLIENFMLNEIKNYFTRHQK, encoded by the coding sequence ATGACAGAATTAATCCAAAAACAATGGACAGAACATTCCATTTTCGCTGCAGTTGTAAATGAAAAAACAGAGATCATTTCTGTCGGCAGAACAACCGTTTCCCAAACCAATGATCCAACGGCACATGCTGAAGTCAATGCAATCAGATCTGCATGCAAACTCTTACAAACGGATACTTTACCGGCAGGTTATTGGTTATATTCAACGTTTGAACCTTGTCCATTGTGTTCATCAACAGCTATTTGGAGTGGTATTGATGGAATTGTTTATGCAAATGATCCAAGATTCAGGGGTTCACTAGCAGACTGGTCTTTCATTAAATGCAGGACTGTACTGGAACAAGGCGCTACTATTCATCAAGTAAAACTGATTGAAAATTTTATGCTAAACGAGATTAAAAACTACTTCACTAGACACCAAAAATAA